A DNA window from Lutra lutra chromosome 8, mLutLut1.2, whole genome shotgun sequence contains the following coding sequences:
- the MAP3K8 gene encoding mitogen-activated protein kinase kinase kinase 8, producing the protein MEYMSTGSDNKDEIDLLIKHLNVSDVIDIMENLYTSEEPAVYEPGLMTMCQDSNENEERSESLLLSGQEVPLLSSVRYGTVEDLLAFANHISNTAKRFYGHRPQESGILLNMVITPQNGRYQIDSDVLLIPWKLTYRNIGSDFIPRGAFGKVYLAQDIKTKKRMACKLIPVDQFKPSDVEIQACFRHENIAELYGAVLWGETVHLFMEAGEGGSVLEKLESCGPMREFEIIWVTKHVLKGLDFLHSKKVIHHDIKPSNIVFMSTKAVLVDFGLSVQMTEDVYFPKDLRGTEIYMSPEVILCRGHSTKADIYSLGATLIHMQTGTPPWVKRYPRSAYPSYLYIIHKQAPPLEDIADDCSPGMRLLIEAALERNPNHRPSAADLLKHDALNPPREDQPRCQSLDSALFERKRLLSRKELELPENIADSSCTGSTEESEMLRRQRSLYIDLGALAGYFNLVRGPPTLEYG; encoded by the exons ATGGAGTACATGAGCACTGGCAGTGACAACAAAGACGAGATCGATTTATTAATTAAGCACTTGAACGTGTCCGATGTGATAGATATTATGGAGAATCTCTACACCAGCGAAGAGCCAGCGGTTTACGAGCCCGGTCTCATGACCATGTGTCAAGACAGTAATGAAAATGAGGAGCGTTCAGAGTCTCTGCTGCTCAGTGGCCAGGAGGTGCCTTTGTTGTCATCGGTCAGATACGGAACGGTGGAGGACTTGCTGGCCTTCgcaaaccacatatccaacaCCGCAAAGCGTTTTTATGGACACCGACCGCAGGAATCGGGGATTTTATTAAACATg gTAATCACTCCCCAGAATGGACGCTATCAGATAGACTCTGATGTTCTCCTTATCCCCTGGAAACTGACTTATCGGAATATTGGCTCTGATTTCATACCTCGGGGGGCCTTTGGAAAAGTGTACTTAGCCCAAGATATAAAGACTAAGAAAAGAATGGCGTGTAAATTG ATTCCAGTAGATCAATTTAAGCCGTCTGATGTGGAAATCCAGGCCTGCTTCCGGCACGAGAACATTGCTGAGTTATATGGTGCTGTGCTCTGGGGTGAAACTGTGCACCTCTTTATGGAAGCCGGCGAGGGAGGGTCTGTTCTCGAGAAACTGGAGAGCTGTGGACCAATGAGggaatttgaaattatttgggTCACAAAGCATGTTCTTAAGGGACTCGATTTTCTACACTCAAAGAAAGTGATTCATCATGACATTAAAC CTAGCAACATTGTCTTCATGTCTACAAAAGCTGTTTTGGTGGATTTTGGCCTAAGTGTTCAAATGACTGAAGATGTCTACTTTCCTAAGGACCTTCGCGGAACAGAG atttacATGAGCCCAGAGGTGATCCTGTGCAGAGGTCATTCAACCAAAGCGGACATCTACAGCCTGGGAGCCACACTCATCCATATGCAGACGGGCACCCCGCCTTGGGTGAAGCGCTACCCTCGCTCCGCCTATCCCTCCTACCTGTACATA ATCCACAAACAGGCGCCTCCATTGGAAGATATCGCAGATGACTGCAGTCCTGGCATGAGGTTGCTGATAGAGGCTGCCTTGGAGAGGAACCCCAATCACCGTCCGAGTGCAGCCGACCTGCTCAAACATGATGCCCTGAACCCCCCCAGAGAGGATCAGCCACGCTGTCAGAGTCTGGACTCTGCCCTCTTTGAGCGGAAGAGGCTGCTGAGTAGAAAGGAGCTGGAGCTTCCGGAGAACATAGCGG ATTCTTCATGCACAGGAAGTACTGAGGAATCGGAGATGCTGAGGAGGCAGCGTTCTCTTTACATAGACCTGGGGGCCCTGGCTGGCTATTTCAACCTTGTACGGGGTCCACCAACCCTAGAATATGGCTGA